The Streptomyces sp. NBC_00162 genome window below encodes:
- a CDS encoding cold-shock protein encodes MASGTVKWFNAAKGFGFIEQDGGGDDVFAHFSNIAAQGFRELQEGQKVTFDIAQGQKGPTAENIVLA; translated from the coding sequence ATGGCATCTGGCACCGTGAAGTGGTTCAACGCGGCTAAGGGTTTCGGCTTCATCGAGCAGGACGGTGGCGGCGACGACGTCTTCGCCCACTTCTCGAACATCGCCGCCCAGGGCTTCCGCGAGCTGCAGGAAGGCCAGAAGGTCACCTTCGACATCGCGCAGGGCCAGAAGGGCCCGACGGCCGAGAACATCGTTCTCGCCTGA
- a CDS encoding ATP-binding protein, whose product MNTMAESVTTVLSAAAVADARDAARAFLDRLRQPAMATEVADTVVLVVSELATNAVRHGGGTCTLELTADAESIEVAVHDSSPHAPRMRTPDLYGGTGGFGWPMVNRLARATAVTCRASGGKTVSALLDR is encoded by the coding sequence ATGAACACGATGGCCGAGAGCGTCACAACCGTGCTTTCCGCGGCGGCTGTTGCAGATGCACGCGATGCCGCGCGAGCCTTCCTCGACCGTCTCCGTCAGCCGGCGATGGCCACAGAAGTCGCAGACACCGTGGTCTTGGTCGTGTCCGAGCTCGCCACGAACGCCGTGCGCCACGGCGGGGGCACCTGCACCCTGGAACTGACGGCCGACGCGGAGAGCATCGAGGTGGCCGTTCACGACTCCAGCCCGCACGCGCCGCGTATGCGCACCCCTGACCTGTACGGCGGTACCGGTGGATTCGGCTGGCCCATGGTTAACCGCCTCGCCCGAGCGACCGCTGTCACCTGTCGGGCCTCCGGCGGGAAGACGGTGAGTGCTCTTCTCGACCGGTAG
- a CDS encoding SCO5918 family protein, with protein sequence MRCVIARFPFDLTKSGVLESMKGVKPEQVTGESVTIGRRTYPVKQVGQVITRQDRRDFSAGEVLRAMTQLGFTCRGLPRVAAPTRVLSPLRQASAMLGIPVTV encoded by the coding sequence ATGCGCTGTGTCATCGCCCGTTTCCCGTTCGACCTGACCAAGAGCGGTGTCCTGGAGTCGATGAAGGGCGTCAAGCCCGAGCAGGTCACGGGCGAGTCCGTGACCATCGGCCGCCGTACCTACCCCGTCAAGCAGGTCGGTCAGGTCATCACCCGCCAGGACCGCCGTGACTTCAGCGCCGGTGAAGTCCTCCGGGCCATGACCCAGCTCGGGTTCACCTGCCGCGGCCTCCCCCGGGTTGCCGCGCCCACGCGCGTCCTCAGCCCGCTCCGGCAGGCTTCCGCGATGCTCGGCATCCCGGTGACCGTCTGA
- a CDS encoding PRC-barrel domain-containing protein produces MIQAADIREWRTREVVDLGGHRIGALEAIYVDTSTDEPAMATVLVGLPTRHRLVFVPLDGAIVGPGYVKVGYDKALVKKGPSIGTDDVLPAEEEAAIFQHYGLTYRPGAGGERLLARR; encoded by the coding sequence ATGATCCAGGCAGCGGACATTCGCGAGTGGCGTACCCGTGAGGTGGTCGACTTGGGCGGGCACAGGATCGGCGCGCTGGAGGCCATCTACGTGGACACCAGCACGGACGAGCCGGCCATGGCCACCGTGCTGGTGGGGCTGCCCACCCGGCACCGGCTGGTCTTCGTTCCGCTCGACGGCGCGATCGTCGGGCCGGGGTACGTCAAGGTCGGCTACGACAAGGCGCTCGTGAAGAAGGGCCCTTCGATCGGCACGGATGACGTCCTGCCCGCCGAGGAAGAGGCAGCCATCTTCCAGCACTACGGCCTCACCTACCGGCCCGGTGCGGGCGGCGAGCGGTTGCTCGCCCGCCGCTGA
- a CDS encoding TetR/AcrR family transcriptional regulator: protein MPKRVDHEERRAQIAEALIQVAGRRGLHAVGMRDVAAEAGVSLRLVQYYFETKEKLLFYGLRHLTDRFTARVGARLAAVGPDPGPRATVEALLLASLPTDEESRTFHLLYSSYAILSVTDGALAAQPFIDNPDAAENALTGLLEQAQEVGLADADADARTEAISLLAMAAAMGTSILVGQRSPESAIAVLRHHLDRIFATADTSER from the coding sequence ATGCCGAAGCGTGTGGATCACGAGGAGCGGCGCGCCCAGATCGCCGAGGCGCTCATCCAGGTCGCGGGGCGGCGCGGACTGCATGCCGTCGGCATGCGGGACGTGGCCGCGGAAGCCGGCGTGTCGCTCCGGCTCGTGCAGTACTACTTCGAGACCAAGGAGAAGCTGCTCTTCTACGGCCTTCGGCACCTGACCGACCGCTTCACGGCGAGGGTGGGCGCCCGCTTGGCCGCCGTCGGCCCGGACCCTGGGCCGCGCGCCACGGTGGAGGCGCTGCTGTTGGCCTCGCTGCCGACCGACGAGGAGAGCCGTACCTTCCACCTGCTGTACAGCTCCTACGCGATCCTGTCCGTGACCGACGGGGCGCTGGCCGCTCAGCCCTTCATCGACAACCCCGACGCCGCGGAGAACGCCCTGACCGGACTCCTCGAGCAGGCGCAGGAGGTCGGCCTGGCCGACGCGGACGCCGACGCGCGCACGGAGGCGATCAGCCTGCTCGCCATGGCGGCGGCCATGGGCACCAGCATCCTCGTGGGCCAGCGGAGTCCGGAGTCGGCGATCGCGGTGCTCCGCCACCACCTGGACCGGATCTTCGCGACTGCCGACACGTCCGAGAGGTGA
- a CDS encoding serine/threonine-protein phosphatase — MDLAGTLAAAESASPVESLDVVARMVRDRLNAAAVSSLIVDFTGSSVVRLGAADSVESDEPPERVALPGTFYADVLRTQRLALQREGNGTVRVVAPVTNRGDTFDYVVDRDTMQLSVTDAMGHDVEAALLATLAVGALRRARRAGAELEVQALEANRAVIDHGRRGFVTGQLLRVSLLDGTTQFVNAGHPWPLLPRQERVEDDLPSLIVRTGDLHPREASRALVAEILHAHGRRLQDDATVMYLDWSGTHQVTRSADAGADLAEASAPE, encoded by the coding sequence ATGGACCTCGCGGGCACGCTCGCGGCAGCGGAATCCGCCTCTCCCGTCGAGTCACTGGACGTCGTCGCACGGATGGTCAGGGACCGCCTGAACGCTGCTGCGGTTTCGTCCCTGATCGTCGACTTCACCGGGTCGTCAGTGGTGCGGCTCGGGGCAGCCGACAGCGTCGAGTCCGACGAGCCCCCCGAGCGCGTCGCTCTGCCCGGCACCTTCTACGCGGACGTGTTGCGCACACAGCGGCTGGCCCTCCAGCGAGAGGGCAACGGTACGGTCAGGGTCGTGGCGCCCGTCACCAACCGCGGCGACACCTTCGACTACGTCGTCGACCGCGACACCATGCAGCTCTCCGTCACCGATGCCATGGGCCACGACGTGGAAGCCGCGCTCCTCGCCACCCTCGCAGTGGGCGCCCTCCGCAGGGCCAGGCGTGCCGGCGCCGAGCTCGAAGTGCAGGCCTTGGAGGCCAACCGGGCCGTCATCGACCACGGCAGGCGGGGCTTCGTCACCGGGCAGCTGCTGCGCGTCAGCCTGCTCGACGGGACCACTCAGTTCGTCAACGCGGGGCATCCTTGGCCGCTGCTCCCGAGACAGGAGAGGGTTGAGGACGACCTGCCCTCCCTGATCGTGCGCACGGGCGATCTCCACCCCCGCGAGGCCTCCCGCGCTCTGGTCGCGGAGATTCTTCACGCCCACGGCCGCCGTCTCCAGGACGACGCGACGGTCATGTACCTGGACTGGTCCGGTACCCACCAGGTCACACGCAGCGCTGACGCCGGGGCGGACCTGGCGGAGGCGTCCGCACCCGAATAG
- the dcd gene encoding dCTP deaminase — MLLSDKDIRAEIDSGRVRIDPFEESMVQPSSIDVRLDRFFRVFENHRYAHIDPATEQADLTRMVEPEGDEAFILHPGEFVLASTYEVISLPDDIASRLEGKSSLGRLGLVTHSTAGFIDPGFSGHVTLELSNLATLPIKLWPGMKIGQLCMFRLSSPAEFPYGSERYGSRYQGQRGPTASRSFQNFHRTQVRHEA, encoded by the coding sequence GTGCTTCTCTCTGACAAAGACATCCGGGCCGAGATCGACAGCGGACGGGTTCGCATCGACCCGTTCGAGGAGTCGATGGTGCAGCCCTCCAGCATCGACGTACGCCTCGACCGGTTCTTCCGGGTGTTCGAGAACCACCGGTACGCCCACATCGATCCGGCGACCGAGCAGGCGGACCTGACCCGGATGGTCGAGCCGGAGGGTGACGAGGCCTTCATCCTGCACCCCGGTGAGTTCGTGCTCGCCTCCACCTACGAGGTCATCTCGCTGCCCGACGACATCGCCTCCAGACTGGAGGGGAAGTCCAGCCTGGGCCGCCTCGGTCTGGTGACGCATTCGACGGCCGGGTTCATCGACCCCGGGTTCTCGGGCCACGTGACCCTGGAGCTGTCGAACCTCGCCACGCTGCCGATCAAGCTCTGGCCGGGCATGAAGATCGGGCAGCTGTGCATGTTCCGGCTCAGCTCGCCCGCGGAGTTCCCGTACGGCAGTGAGCGGTACGGGTCCAGGTACCAGGGGCAGCGCGGGCCGACCGCCTCGCGCTCCTTCCAGAACTTCCACCGCACCCAGGTGAGGCACGAGGCATGA
- a CDS encoding phosphoribosyltransferase yields the protein MSDDAVRENLDYAGFGRAVRQLAQTIADDGYEPDIILSIARGGVFVAGGLAYALDCKNIHLVNVEFYTGVGTTLEMPVMLAPVPEAIDFTDKKVLIADDVADTGKTLKLVHDFCLGHVAEVRSAVIYEKSHSLVKCEYVWKKTDEWINFPWSVEPPVVKREGQVLDA from the coding sequence ATGAGCGACGACGCGGTGCGCGAGAATCTTGACTACGCGGGGTTCGGGCGGGCGGTGCGCCAGCTCGCGCAGACGATCGCCGACGACGGCTACGAGCCCGACATCATCCTGAGCATCGCCCGGGGCGGGGTGTTCGTCGCCGGCGGCCTGGCGTACGCGCTCGACTGCAAGAACATCCACCTCGTGAACGTGGAGTTCTACACCGGCGTCGGCACCACGCTGGAGATGCCGGTCATGCTGGCGCCCGTACCCGAGGCGATCGACTTCACCGATAAGAAGGTGCTGATCGCCGACGACGTCGCCGACACCGGCAAGACGCTCAAGCTGGTCCACGACTTCTGCCTGGGCCACGTGGCCGAGGTGCGGTCCGCCGTCATCTACGAGAAGTCCCACTCGCTCGTGAAGTGCGAGTACGTGTGGAAGAAGACCGACGAGTGGATCAACTTCCCCTGGTCGGTCGAGCCGCCCGTCGTGAAGCGTGAGGGCCAGGTCCTCGACGCCTAG
- a CDS encoding Yip1 family protein, with the protein MAGFRIGRGRDNNRTPQQPPQQQPYGQQQPPPYGQQPYPPAGSPPQQQWPQPGAGGHGEPEYFDPYGQQQPPQAPYGHGGQGGHGGHGGYTNDNPGHTQVFAVGEDPYGQGATYQAGAAAAAPAGPRLPWKELLRGIVMRPGQTFLQMRDYAVWGPALTVTFLYGLLAVFGLDDARKDVINATLSKAVPIVLSAGAAFVICGLLLGAVTHTLARQLGGDGSWQPTVGLSMLVMSLTDAPRLIFAVFLGGDNGLVQVLGWATWVAAGALFTSLISKSHDLPWPKALGASAIQLIALLSIIKLGTI; encoded by the coding sequence GTGGCTGGATTCAGGATCGGACGCGGCCGGGACAACAACCGCACCCCGCAACAACCCCCGCAGCAGCAGCCGTACGGACAGCAGCAACCGCCTCCGTACGGCCAGCAGCCCTACCCTCCCGCAGGCTCGCCACCGCAGCAGCAGTGGCCGCAGCCGGGCGCCGGGGGGCACGGCGAGCCCGAGTACTTCGACCCGTACGGCCAGCAGCAGCCGCCGCAGGCCCCGTACGGTCACGGAGGCCAGGGCGGTCACGGTGGTCACGGCGGCTACACCAACGACAACCCGGGGCACACCCAGGTCTTCGCCGTCGGTGAGGACCCGTACGGCCAGGGCGCGACGTACCAGGCGGGCGCGGCCGCGGCCGCCCCGGCCGGCCCGCGGCTGCCGTGGAAGGAACTCCTCCGCGGCATCGTGATGCGGCCGGGCCAGACCTTCCTCCAGATGCGCGACTACGCCGTCTGGGGGCCGGCGCTGACCGTGACCTTCCTCTACGGGCTCCTCGCGGTCTTCGGCCTCGACGACGCCCGCAAGGACGTGATCAACGCGACCCTGTCCAAGGCCGTGCCGATCGTCCTCTCGGCGGGCGCGGCCTTCGTCATCTGCGGGCTGCTCCTGGGCGCGGTCACCCACACGCTGGCCCGCCAGCTGGGCGGCGACGGCTCCTGGCAGCCCACCGTGGGCCTGTCCATGCTGGTCATGTCGCTGACGGACGCCCCGCGCCTGATCTTCGCCGTGTTCCTGGGCGGCGACAACGGACTGGTCCAGGTCCTGGGCTGGGCCACCTGGGTGGCGGCGGGCGCCCTGTTCACCTCGTTGATCAGCAAGTCCCACGACCTGCCGTGGCCGAAGGCGCTGGGCGCGTCCGCGATCCAGCTGATCGCGCTGCTCTCGATCATCAAGCTGGGCACGATCTAG
- a CDS encoding CBS domain-containing protein: MTLVQMQPRSAYSNPVRRTVDGAMEAAGPQVCDDMTVEVALAVMASARSGHLLVCDEDGLCTGLVTLARLAAIRESAAYTDRVRLRDVLGDRGPFTSPMTTMAEAEHAMRYRRLDALPVVDDQGSALGVLALAR, translated from the coding sequence TTGACGCTGGTTCAGATGCAGCCCCGCTCGGCGTATTCCAACCCTGTGCGCCGGACGGTGGACGGCGCGATGGAGGCGGCCGGTCCGCAGGTCTGTGACGACATGACGGTCGAGGTGGCCCTGGCCGTCATGGCCAGTGCTCGCTCGGGTCATCTGCTCGTCTGCGACGAGGACGGCCTGTGCACCGGGCTGGTCACCCTGGCCCGGCTCGCCGCCATCCGCGAGAGCGCCGCGTACACGGACCGGGTCCGTCTCCGAGATGTTCTCGGAGACCGCGGTCCGTTCACCTCTCCCATGACCACGATGGCCGAGGCCGAGCACGCGATGCGCTACCGCAGACTCGATGCCCTGCCCGTCGTCGATGACCAGGGCAGTGCTCTGGGCGTCCTCGCCCTTGCCCGCTGA
- a CDS encoding DEAD/DEAH box helicase: MNRTRTNDRSSRTRSRTGGPAFGAAAGSERGSRFGSSAPSRSGGPRRSGGYGRRSAAVQGEFALPRTITPALPAVEAFADLDMPAELLAALGAQGVTVPFPIQGATLPNTLAGRDVLGRGRTGSGKTLAFGLALLARTAGQRAEPRQPLALILVPTRELAQQVTDALTPYARAVKLRLTTVVGGMSIGKQAGALRGGTEVVVATPGRLKDLIDRGDCRLNQVAITVLDEADQMADMGFMPQVTALLDQVRPEGQRMLFSATLDRNVDLLVRRYLTDPVVHSVDPSAGAVTTMEHHVLHVHGTDKHRTTTEIAAREGRVIMFLDTKHAVDRLTQDLLSSGVRAAALHGGKSQPQRTRTLAQFKTGHVTVLVATNVAARGIHVDNLDLVVNVDPPTDPKDYLHRGGRTARAGESGSVVTLVTPNQRRDMTRLMAAAGITPQTTQVRSGEEALSRITGAQTPSGIPVVIAAPVVERAERGPASRGRRRPASTVRRVSVRQSAFDAAA, encoded by the coding sequence ATGAACCGCACACGTACGAACGACCGTTCCTCTCGCACCCGCAGCCGCACCGGCGGCCCCGCTTTCGGCGCTGCCGCCGGTTCGGAGCGGGGCAGCCGCTTCGGCTCGTCGGCCCCGAGCCGTTCCGGAGGTCCGCGCCGCTCCGGCGGCTACGGCCGCCGATCCGCCGCGGTCCAGGGCGAGTTCGCCCTGCCGAGGACCATCACTCCCGCGCTGCCCGCCGTTGAGGCCTTCGCCGACCTCGACATGCCGGCCGAGCTGCTGGCCGCCCTCGGCGCGCAGGGCGTGACCGTGCCCTTCCCCATCCAGGGCGCCACCCTGCCCAACACCCTCGCGGGCCGTGACGTGCTCGGCCGCGGGCGCACCGGCTCCGGCAAGACCCTGGCCTTCGGCCTCGCCCTGCTGGCTCGCACCGCCGGGCAGCGCGCCGAGCCCCGCCAGCCGCTGGCCCTCATCCTCGTCCCCACCCGCGAGCTGGCCCAGCAGGTGACCGACGCCCTCACCCCGTACGCCCGCGCCGTGAAGCTGCGTCTGACCACGGTCGTCGGTGGCATGTCGATCGGCAAGCAGGCCGGAGCGCTGCGCGGAGGCACGGAGGTCGTCGTGGCCACGCCCGGGCGGCTGAAGGACCTGATCGACCGGGGTGACTGCCGGCTGAACCAGGTCGCCATCACCGTCCTGGACGAGGCCGACCAGATGGCCGACATGGGCTTCATGCCGCAGGTCACCGCCCTGCTCGACCAGGTGCGTCCCGAGGGGCAGCGGATGCTGTTCTCCGCCACCCTGGACCGCAACGTCGACCTGCTGGTCCGTCGCTACCTGACCGACCCCGTCGTGCACTCCGTCGACCCCTCGGCCGGCGCGGTCACCACGATGGAGCACCACGTGCTGCACGTGCACGGCACCGACAAGCACCGCACGACGACGGAGATCGCGGCGCGCGAGGGCCGGGTGATCATGTTCCTGGACACCAAGCACGCCGTCGACCGGCTGACCCAGGACCTGCTGAGCAGCGGTGTACGGGCCGCCGCCCTGCACGGCGGAAAGTCGCAGCCCCAGCGCACCCGCACCCTCGCCCAGTTCAAGACCGGACACGTCACCGTCCTGGTCGCGACCAACGTCGCGGCGCGCGGCATCCACGTCGACAACCTCGACCTCGTCGTGAACGTCGACCCGCCGACCGACCCCAAGGACTACCTCCACCGCGGCGGCCGCACCGCCCGCGCCGGCGAGTCCGGCAGCGTCGTCACCCTGGTCACCCCCAACCAGCGGCGCGACATGACCCGCCTGATGGCCGCCGCGGGCATCACCCCGCAGACCACCCAGGTCCGCTCGGGCGAAGAGGCACTGAGCCGCATCACCGGCGCCCAGACGCCCTCCGGCATCCCCGTCGTCATCGCGGCACCGGTCGTCGAACGTGCCGAGCGCGGCCCGGCCTCCCGTGGCAGGCGTCGGCCCGCTTCGACAGTCCGACGCGTGAGCGTGCGGCAGTCCGCCTTTGATGCGGCGGCCTGA
- a CDS encoding DUF6381 family protein — MSVAGESGSRAQQMRDQAAKLEQAAERATDPAERQRLKDKALRLSEQSKKESERGLGDVDPM, encoded by the coding sequence ATGAGCGTTGCAGGCGAGTCCGGCAGCCGTGCCCAGCAGATGCGTGACCAGGCGGCGAAGCTCGAGCAGGCTGCGGAGCGTGCCACCGACCCGGCGGAGCGTCAGCGGCTGAAGGACAAGGCCCTGCGGCTCTCGGAGCAGAGCAAGAAGGAGAGCGAGCGGGGCCTCGGGGACGTCGACCCCATGTGA
- a CDS encoding ABC transporter ATP-binding protein, which translates to MSVLSCHEVTKSFRKHSVLEGVHLTLEAGEIVGLLGLNGAGKTTLMRLITGLSTPDSGEVRLFGESLPMRPRQLDRLGAALDAPAFHRWSTGRAMLRTLLDTAGLPDGGRITRTLDRVGLTGAADRRLGTYSQGMRQRLAIAAALLKQPDLLILDEPTNGLDPEGLRMVRRIVAEEAARGAAVLVSSHQLDEIQRICHRVIMLAQGRVVAAGTLDALGYDPESGPAAFEDWFFGLVGNGGRQ; encoded by the coding sequence ATGAGCGTCCTTTCCTGTCACGAAGTGACCAAGAGCTTCCGGAAGCACTCCGTGCTGGAAGGGGTTCATCTCACCCTGGAGGCCGGCGAGATCGTCGGCCTCCTCGGGCTCAACGGCGCCGGCAAGACCACCCTGATGCGGCTGATCACCGGGCTGTCCACCCCCGATTCCGGTGAGGTGCGGCTGTTCGGGGAGTCCCTGCCCATGCGGCCGCGGCAGCTCGACCGGCTCGGAGCCGCGCTCGACGCGCCCGCCTTCCACCGGTGGTCCACCGGACGCGCCATGCTGCGCACCCTGCTCGACACCGCCGGGCTTCCCGACGGCGGACGGATCACCCGTACGCTCGACCGCGTCGGGCTGACCGGCGCCGCCGACCGCCGCCTCGGGACGTACTCGCAGGGCATGCGGCAGCGGCTGGCCATCGCCGCGGCGCTGCTCAAGCAGCCCGATCTGCTGATCCTCGACGAGCCCACCAACGGGCTCGACCCCGAGGGACTGCGCATGGTGCGGCGGATCGTGGCCGAGGAGGCCGCGCGCGGGGCCGCCGTCCTCGTATCCAGCCACCAGCTCGACGAGATCCAGCGGATCTGCCACCGCGTGATCATGCTCGCCCAGGGCCGCGTCGTCGCCGCCGGCACTCTCGACGCGCTCGGCTACGACCCGGAAAGCGGTCCGGCCGCCTTCGAGGACTGGTTCTTCGGGCTCGTCGGGAACGGCGGCCGCCAGTGA
- a CDS encoding alpha/beta fold hydrolase has product MPENTARVRRDVGHYVNDALRDRYFAAEDVLYAMGAPVRSETDVETSFGTTHVYRYGPSDPAAESRTPIVLIHGAGYSSAMWYPNTPGLSLDRPVYALDTPGDANRSVHREPMWQPERAAQWMDEALDALGLDRVHLVGSSYGGWLVLNQAHRQPGRLASVTALDPGGLEKVGLRFFAWVFVSLFATFAPKALRPRLAKWLDQPVIAIPEMRKWIQLGARAYRIRRPAPLPLAEDALRSVRTPLYVIMGKHSLLVHPKRQLERVPRLIPGARAEIITASGHGPQIDHPDVVNARMLSFMEDVDSLDPAAVGGA; this is encoded by the coding sequence GTGCCCGAGAACACCGCCCGCGTACGCCGCGATGTCGGCCACTACGTCAACGACGCCCTGCGCGACCGCTACTTCGCCGCCGAGGACGTGCTCTACGCGATGGGGGCACCCGTCCGCTCCGAGACGGACGTCGAGACGAGCTTCGGCACCACCCACGTCTACCGGTACGGGCCCTCGGACCCCGCTGCCGAGTCCCGGACCCCAATCGTCCTGATCCACGGCGCTGGCTACAGCTCGGCCATGTGGTACCCCAACACCCCCGGGCTCAGCCTCGACCGCCCCGTCTACGCCCTCGACACCCCCGGCGACGCCAACCGCAGCGTCCACCGCGAGCCCATGTGGCAGCCCGAGCGCGCCGCCCAGTGGATGGACGAGGCCCTCGACGCGCTCGGCCTCGACCGGGTCCACCTCGTCGGCTCCTCATACGGCGGCTGGCTCGTCCTCAACCAGGCCCACCGGCAGCCCGGACGGCTCGCCTCGGTCACCGCCCTCGACCCCGGCGGCCTGGAGAAGGTCGGCCTGCGCTTCTTCGCCTGGGTCTTCGTGAGCCTGTTCGCCACCTTCGCCCCGAAGGCACTGCGCCCCCGGCTCGCCAAGTGGCTGGACCAGCCGGTCATAGCCATCCCCGAGATGCGCAAGTGGATCCAGCTCGGCGCCCGCGCGTACCGGATCCGCCGCCCCGCACCGCTGCCGCTGGCCGAGGATGCGCTGCGATCCGTCCGGACCCCGCTCTACGTCATCATGGGCAAGCACAGCCTGCTCGTACACCCCAAGCGGCAGCTGGAACGCGTTCCGCGCCTTATTCCCGGAGCCCGCGCCGAGATCATCACCGCGTCGGGGCACGGCCCGCAGATCGACCACCCCGACGTGGTCAACGCCCGGATGCTGTCCTTCATGGAAGACGTCGACTCCCTCGACCCTGCTGCGGTCGGCGGCGCATAG
- a CDS encoding helix-turn-helix domain-containing protein, with the protein MTADDSFGRLDDDDYPAYTMGRAADMIGTTQGFLRALGEARLITPLRSEGGHRRYSRYQLRIAARARELVDQGTPIEAACRIIILEDQLEEAQRINAEYRRAAESSAPPPSA; encoded by the coding sequence ATGACAGCAGACGACTCGTTCGGCCGTCTCGACGACGACGATTACCCCGCCTACACCATGGGCCGGGCGGCAGACATGATCGGCACCACCCAGGGCTTCCTCCGCGCCCTCGGAGAAGCCCGCCTGATCACCCCGCTCCGCTCCGAGGGCGGCCACCGCCGCTACTCCCGTTACCAGCTGCGCATCGCGGCCCGCGCCCGGGAACTCGTCGACCAGGGCACCCCCATCGAGGCCGCCTGCCGCATCATCATCCTCGAGGACCAGCTCGAGGAAGCCCAGCGCATCAACGCCGAGTACCGCCGCGCCGCCGAATCATCCGCGCCGCCGCCCTCGGCCTGA